The following coding sequences lie in one Ictalurus punctatus breed USDA103 chromosome 16, Coco_2.0, whole genome shotgun sequence genomic window:
- the ier3ip1 gene encoding immediate early response 3-interacting protein 1, with amino-acid sequence MAFTLYSLIQAAILFTNAIAVLHEERFLSKIGWGADQGIGGFGDEPGIKAQLLNLIRSVRTVMRVPLIIVNAVCIVLLLLFG; translated from the exons ATGGCGTTTACCTTGTACTCCCTGATTCAAGCGGCGATTTTATTTACGAATGCCATTGCTGTGTTGCACGAAGAAAGGTTTCTCAGTAAAA TCGGTTGGGGGGCGGATCAAGGCATCGGCGGCTTCGGAGACGAACCAGGAATAAAAGCACAACTTCTAAACCTTATCCGATCTGTCCGGACAGTCATGAGAG TGCCTTTGATAATAGTAAATGCAGTGTGCATTGTGTTGT
- the skor2 gene encoding SKI family transcriptional corepressor 2: MEKSLLPGPTDIVMASPPSSFQQEALTPPRSNHSSSLKPNQVGQVILYGVPIVSLVIDNQERLCLAQISNTLLKNYSYNEIHNRRVALGITCVQCTPVQLEILRRAGAMPISSRRCGMITKREAERLCKSFLGENSPPKLPDNFAFDVTHECAWGCRGNFIPARYNSSRAKCIKCSYCNMYFSPNKFIFHSHRMPEAKYTQPDAANFNSWRRHLKLSDKSPPDDLVFAWEDVKAMFNGGSRKRALPSHCTPMDSVKAVSSVLPHMISSDLGQKRGRYDEEEDLDANSLSPHKNPRSYPVIPVPSKGFGMLQKFPPTSLFPNPYTFPAFGLCQQKKDDSEAVNGQKNGAISGLLWPGRKDTFYPPFCMFWPPRAAGGIPVPTYLQPQPNALSTLTETPSLRQAFLDLSEQGDTATGAGTAAAIGTNPRAGLFESDCPPTMTPELRPAPEGWLKLIDAPSLQARKASYHSAFRPVVKDTESIAKLHGNLEDFGAERHLSPGTSCSYQSESAESDEEQEVDVETKLDEEQEDFSSRAASQQQPCSLHVSRLTEGTTGDRDKDAPSFSTISSESSREDKPSLAVSPPTSLKDPSPIHASVEDTAAYKNSHKGRDDGLPAYAAKDKTTRAEENKEQSNFFIPETETAAPDYWRESTAEPSQESHTPAALKKDVENMEKEELQKVLLEQIDLRRRLEQEFHALKGSSPFPVFHNFQDQMKRELAYREEMVQQLQMIPYANIIRKDKVGTHLNKS, encoded by the exons ATGGAAAAGAGTCTTCTGCCTGGACCCACTGATATAGTCATGGCAAGCCCTCCCAGTTCATTCCAGCAAGAAGCTCTCACTCCACCCAGATCCAACCACTCGTCTTCCCTTAAACCCAACCAGGTGGGTCAGGTCATCCTGTATGGAGTGCCCATTGTCTCGCTGGTCATCGACAACCAGGAGCGCCTCTGTCTGGCCCAAATCTCCAACACTTTGTTGAAGAACTACAGCTACAATGAGATCCACAACCGGCGAGTAGCCCTGGGCATCACATGTGTGCAGTGCACTCCTGTGCAGCTGGAGATCCTGAGGCGAGCCGGCGCTATGCCCATCTCATCACGTCGCTGTGGCATGATCACTAAACGCGAGGCTGAGCGACTCTGCAAGTCATTTCTGGGTGAGAACTCGCCTCCAAAGCTGCCTGATAACTTTGCGTTTGATGTGACACATGAGTGCGCATGGGGCTGCCGTGGCAACTTCATCCCTGCTCGTTACAACAGCTCAAGGGCCAAGTGCATCAAGTGCTCCTACTGCAACATGTACTTCTCCCCCAACAAATTCATCTTTCACTCACACCGCATGCCCGAGGCCAAGTACACCCAGCCCGACGCTGCCAACTTCAACTCTTGGCGTCGGCACCTCAAGCTGTCAGACAAGTCACCTCCAGATGATCTGGTGTTCGCCTGGGAGGATGTGAAAGCCATGTTCAATGGGGGCAGCCGCAAACGAGCACTGCCATCCCATTGCACCCCCATGGACTCTGTGAAGGCTGTCAGCTCAGTGCTGCCCCACATGATATCTTCTGATCTGGGCCAGAAGAGGGGCAGGTACGATGAGGAGGAGGACCTGGATGCCAACAGCCTCTCTCCTCACAAGAACCCACGTAGTTACCCAGTCATTCCCGTGCCCAGCAAAGGCTTTGGTATGTTGCAGAAATTTCCACCCACTTCGCTTTTCCCCAACCCCTACACCTTCCCAGCGTTCGGTTTGTGTCAGCAGAAGAAGGATGACAGTGAGGCTGTGAACGGGCAGAAAAATGGTGCTATCTCGGGTCTGCTTTGGCCAGGCCGCAAGGACACTTTTTATCCTCCTTTTTGCATGTTCTGGCCCCCAAGAGCCGCAGGGGGCATCCCAGTACCCACATACCTCCAGCCCCAGCCCAATGCTCTTTCCACTCTCACAGAAACGCCCTCCCTTCGCCAGGCCTTCCTAGACCTGAGCGAGCAAGGTGACACCGCCACAGGAGCTGGGACTGCTGCTGCCATAGGCACCAATCCCAGAGCAGGCCTGTTTGAAAGTGACTGCCCCCCAACCATGACCCCTGAACTGAGACCTGCCCCGGAAGGCTGGCTCAAACTTATAGATGCTCCATCTCTGCAAGCCCGCAAGGCCAGCTATCACTCCGCCTTCCGACCAGTGGTAAAGGACACTGAAAGCATTGCCAAGCTACACGGCAACCTGGAGGATTTCGGTGCAGAGAGGCATCTCTCACCTGGGACCAGCTGCAGCTACCAGAGTGAGAGCGCAGAGAGCGATGAAGAACAAGAAGTGGATGTGGAGACCAAGCTGGACGAAGAGCAGGAAGACTTCAGCAGCCGTGCAGCTTCACAACAGCAGCCGTGCAGTCTTCATGTTTCACGACTCACTGAAGGCACTACAGGCGACCGAGATAAAGACGCACCTTCCTTCTCCACCATCTCCTCTGAAAGCTCTAGAGAGGACAAACCAAGCTTGGCTGTCAGTCCACCCACCTCTCTCAAAGACCCGAGCCCCATTCATGCCTCAGTGGAGGACACCGCTGcctacaaaaat tCGCACAAGGGCAGAGATGATGGGCTTCCAGCGTATGCAgcaaaagacaaaacaacacGAGCAG aagaaaacaaagaacAGAGTAATTTCTTTATCCCGGAGACAGAAACAGCTGCACCAGATTACTGGAGAGAGAGCACAG CAGAACCAAGTCAAGAATCGCACACGCCTGCAGCACTGAAGAAGGACGTCGAAAACATGGAGAAAG AGGAGCTCCAAAAAGTTCTGCTCGAGCAGATCGACTTACGGAGAAGACTCGAGCAGGAGTTCCACGCCCTCAAAGGCAGCTCGCCATTTCCTGTTTTCC ACAACTTCCAAGACCAAATGAAAAGGGAACTGGCGTACAGAGAGGAGATGGTACAGCAGCTACAGATG ATTCCCTATGCAAACATTATCAGAAAAGACAAAGTCGGCACACACCTGAACAAAAGCTAA